A DNA window from Hordeum vulgare subsp. vulgare chromosome 1H, MorexV3_pseudomolecules_assembly, whole genome shotgun sequence contains the following coding sequences:
- the LOC123452606 gene encoding plant cysteine oxidase 2-like gives MPVAQPGGDPVGVGAETAPSRRNRRRQKKSSNTNAAVAAPAPAPVPAPAPAMPSPMQRLFDTSREVFSASAPGFVPPPDAVARLAAILNDLKSQDVGIDASMTCFKRSDSRASPAVTYLHFYDCSKFSFGIFCLPKSSVIPLHNHPGMTVFSKMLFGSMRLKSYDWARSNSEAGTNALTNSDGARLAKINTNAVVDASAETIVLYPENGGNLHCFTALSPCAVLDVMGPPYSSANGRDCAYYSEAPFSNTAGGVDARFSWLKEVPNNFEMKGITMPRRFIV, from the exons ATGCCGGTGGCGCAGCCGGGAGGCGACCCCGTGGGCGTGGGCGCGGAGACCGCCCCGTCCCGCAGGAACCGCAGGCGCCAGAAGAAGTCCTCCAACACCAACGCCGcggtcgccgcccccgcccccgcccccgtccCAGCCCCGGCGCCGGCCATGCCCTCGCCGATGCAGCGCCTCTTCGACACCAGCCGCGAGGTCTTCTCCGCCTCCGCCCCAGGCTTCGTCCCCCCGCCCGACGCCGTCGCCCGCCTCGCCGCCATCCTCA ATGATCTGAAGTCGCAGGATGTTGGCATAGACGCAAGCATGACCTGCTTCAAGCGCAGCGACTCGAGGGCGTCTCCTGCTGTCACCTATCTGCATTTCTACGACTGCTCCAAGTTTTCG TTCGGCATCTTCTGCCTGCCCAAGTCGTCTGTCATTCCTCTGCACAACCATCCCGGGATGACCGTCTTCAGCAAGATGCTCTTCGGTTCCATGCGCCTCAAGTCATATGACTGGGCTAGGAGCAACTCAGAGGCTGGCACCAACGCGCTCACCAACTCAGATG GCGCTCGTTTGGCCAAGATCAACACAAACGCTGTCGTTGACGCTTCAGCTGAGACCATAGTTCTGTACCCTGAAAACGGAGGCAACCTGCACTGCTTCACGGCGCTGTCCCCTTGCGCCGTGCTCGACGTGATGGGCCCCCCGTACAGCAGCGCCAACGGGAGGGACTGCGCCTACTACAGCGAGGCCCCGTTCTCAAACACAGCTG GTGGGGTTGACGCGCGGTTCTCCTGGCTCAAGGAGGTCCCCAACAACTTCGAGATGAAGGGCATAACAATGCCGCGGCGGTTCATCGTCTAG